The Kryptolebias marmoratus isolate JLee-2015 linkage group LG18, ASM164957v2, whole genome shotgun sequence genome includes a region encoding these proteins:
- the scp2b gene encoding sterol carrier protein 2b, whose product MLEMLTPRILAINTSASTGLEGFKAHAVFQEISKKLQEEGEQFVKKIGGVFAFKVKDGPNGQEATWVVDVKNGKGCVHNDKDKKADCTISMSDTDLLALMTGKMNPQTAFFQGKLKITGNMGLAMKLQSLQLQPGKAKL is encoded by the exons ATGCTCGAGATGCTGACACCGAG GATTCTAGCCATCAACACCAGTGCTAGTACAGGGCTAGAGGGCTTCAAGGCGCATGCTGTGTTCCAGGAAATCAGCAAGAAGCTTCAGGAG GAAGGGGagcagtttgtgaaaaaaattggCGGAGTGTTTGCCTTCAAAGTGAAGGATGGCCCAAATGGACAGGAAGCAACTTGGGTGGTGGATGTAAAGAACGGCAAAGGCTGTGTTCACAACGACAAAG ATAAGAAAGCAGATTGCACCATTTCTATGTCAGATACAGACTTGTTGGCTTTGATGACGGGGAAAATGAATCCACAGACT GCATTTTTCCAGGGCAAGCTGAAGATCACGGGAAACATGGGCCTGGCCATGAAGCTACAaagcctgcagctgcagccggGAAAAGCCAAACTGTAG